The following coding sequences lie in one Arachis ipaensis cultivar K30076 chromosome B05, Araip1.1, whole genome shotgun sequence genomic window:
- the LOC107640955 gene encoding probable NAD(P)H dehydrogenase (quinone) FQR1-like 2, whose product MSHTAPIPRDNTSTYDTTKNVQASSNGVAAAATRLRIFIMLYSMYGHLEGLARRLKKGVDSVEGVEVVLYRVLEMLSAEILQQTRVSPKDDGIPVIIAEDLALADRGAQMKAFFDSTDQL is encoded by the coding sequence ATGTCTCATACGGCACCGATCCCCCGTGATAACACCTCCACATATGACACCACCAAAAACGTCCAAGCATCGTCGAATGGGGTGGCTGCCGCTGCTACGAGGCTAAGGATCTTCATTATGCTTTACTCAATGTATGGGCACCTGGAAGGCCTAGCAAGGAGGCTGAAGAAGGGCGTGGATAGCGTTGAGGGAGTGGAAGTAGTTCTCTACAGGGTGCTGGAGATGCTCTCGGCAGAGATTCTGCAACAGACAAGGGTGTCGCCCAAAGACGATGGAATACCTGTGATAATAGCAGAAGACCTTGCGCTGGCGGACCGGGGGGCACAAATGAAGGCTTTCTTTGACTCTACTGATCAGCTATGA